Proteins encoded in a region of the Vicia villosa cultivar HV-30 ecotype Madison, WI linkage group LG5, Vvil1.0, whole genome shotgun sequence genome:
- the LOC131607374 gene encoding pentatricopeptide repeat-containing protein At4g18520, chloroplastic-like, whose product MELPTTTIVLHSCSYSSFHSLPPKFLNLKSPLPDLPSPLSITTTNSLRSSFFPFFYKDLEKLRNTCLAAVKVYEAATESNEVLNSSYQKIDKDSVANWLRLCYDLEEVGRIHTVILKCFRDSSTYVDNNLICSYLRFGNLARARKVFDGMLRRDTVSWTAIIDGYLKFNLEDEAFELFCGSIKHGVRPNNKMFVCFMNLCCKREDIALGKQVHACILKSNWRNLIVDSAVVNFYSKCGNISSAFRMFDRMEKRDVVCWTTMITACSQQGLGYDALLMFSRMLCDGFFPNEYTVCAALKACGENKALKFGAQLHGAIVKKICKNDVFIGTSLIDMYAKCGEIDSSKKVFDRMRVRNTATWTSIISGYARNGFGEEALNIFRLMKRKKIYVNKLTLVCVMMACGTIKASLIGREVHAHKIKSIVHTNTYIESSLVWFYCKCKQYSHALNVLKHMPFRDVVSWTSIISGCGRLGLETEALEFLREMMEEGVSPNSYTYSAALKACAKLEAPMQGKLIHSNASKNPAMANVFVNSALIYMYAKCGYIADAFQVFDNMPERNLVSWKAMVLGYARNGHCNKALKLMYRMRAEGFVVDDYIFSTVLTACGCIDCGDIDWDLESSARL is encoded by the exons ATGGAGTTACCAACCACTACTATTGTTCTTCATTCTTGTTCATATTCATCCTTCCATTCTCTTCCACCCAAATTTCTCAATCTTAAATCACCTCTTCCTGATTTACCTTCTCCCTTATCCATTACTACCACCAATTCACTTCGCTCTTCATTCTTCCCTTTCTTCTACAAAG atttggaaaaacTTCGCAACACATGCTTGGCTGCTGTAAAAGTCTATGAAGCCGCAACTGAGAGTAATGAAGTACTAAATTCTTCTTACCAGAAGATAGACAAAGATTCAGTGGCTAATTGGCTCCGACTGTGTTATGACCTGGAAGAAGTAGGAAGGATACACACAGTTATCTTGAAATGTTTTAGAGATTCAAGTACTTATGTtgataataatttgatttgtagtTATTTAAGATTCGGTAACTTAGCTCGGGCACGTAAGGTGTTTGATGGAATGCTGAGAAGAGATACAGTTTCATGGACTGCTATTATTGATGGGTATTTAAAGTTTAACTTGGAGGATGAAGCTTTTGAGTTATTTTGCGGTTCAATTAAGCACGGGGTTCGGCCGAATAATAAGATGTTTGTTTGCTTCATGAATTTGTGTTGTAAAAGAGAGGATATAGCGTTGGGGAAACAAGTCCATGCGTGTATCTTGAAAAGTAACTGGAGGAATTTGATTGTTGACAGTGCAGTTGTTAATTTTTATTCGAAGTGTGGTAATATATCAAGTGCGTTTAGAATGTTTGATCGTATGGAGAAGCGAGATGTGGTTTGTTGGACAACGATGATTACTGCTTGTTCCCAACAAGGGTTGGGATACGATGCCTTGTTAATGTTTTCGCGGATGCTATGTGATGGGTTCTTTCCTAATGAGTATACCGTATGTGCTGCactgaaggcttgtggagaaaatAAAGCATTGAAATTTGGGGCGCAGCTACATGGTGCGATAGTAAAGAAAATCTGCAAGAATGATGTTTTTATAGGAACTTCTCTAATTGATATGTATGCGAAATGCGGGGAGATTGATAGTTCTAAAAAGGTGTTTGATAGAATGAGGGTTAGAAATACGGCTACATGGACGTCGATTATATCAGGGTATGCGCGGAATGGGTTTGGCGAAGAGGCTTTAAACATTTTTCGATTAATGAAGaggaaaaaaatatatgttaataaATTGACACTTGTATGTGTTATGATGGCTTGTGGTACAATTAAAGCTTCACTAATTGGAAGAGAGGTTCATGCGCATAAAATCAAAAGTATTGTCCATACTAACACGTACATAGAAAGCTCTTTGGTATGGTTCTACTGCAAATGTAAACAATACTCTCATGCTTTAAATGTGCTCAAACATATGCCTTTTAGGGATGTTGTTTCATGGACTTCCATTATTTCCGGGTGTGGTAGGCTCGGGCTTGAAACCGAGGCTCTGGAGTTTTTGCGGGAAATGATGGAGGAAGGTGTGTCGCCTAACTCCTATACTTACTCGGCAGCTTTGAAAGCTTGTGCGAAATTAGAAGCTCCAATGCAAGGAAAATTGATTCATTCTAATGCAAGCAAGAACCCTGCTATGGCTAATGTATTTGTGAACAGTGCTTTAATATATATGTATGCGAAATGCGGATACATTGCGGATGCTTTTCAAGTTTTTGACAACATGCCAGAGAGGAATTTGGTTTCTTGGAAAGCCATGGTCTTGGGTTATGCGAGGAATGGGCATTGTAACAAGGCCCTAAAGCTCATGTATAGAATGCGAGCTGAAGGTTTTGTAGTGGATGATTATATTTTTTCGACAGTTCTTACGGCGTGTGGATGCATCGATTGTGGAGACATTGACTGGGATCTCGAGTCTTCTGCAAGACTGTAG